Part of the Cuniculiplasma divulgatum genome, AACAAGTAATACCTGTAATAACCTTTGAAATGTGACTAATGTGCTACAGAGCAGATTGTGCTATTTTGGTAAGTATTCCCTTAAAACATTAATCAAATCCCGACCGGTCCATTCTATAACAATTAGAGAAAAAGATGGTTTTTACAACATAACCGAGGTTCGTTTAGTGCGGAATCATAGAATATGAGGAGTTCTCGTGCTGCACATTTTTCGGAAATTCAATAGAAAATAAATAAACGTGGCTGCAATCTTTCGATGCAACTAAAGAATGTGAAGACACACCTCCTTTGACATTGGGAATTTATAAGAAAGTACCAAAGTAGCAGCAACCACGTTTAGAGCCAATAGAATAAGAACGATATCTTTTGAGCCTATGGAAATGAATGAACCTATGCTCAGGCCGATGGACATTGCGACCGTACCCTGCAATGTCCTCAGAGCAGAACCAACAATCCTGTTTTCCTGTCCAAGACTGTTCATGGTGTAGGATGTGTTTGATGTGGTTGCAAGGCCCGATGCAATCCCAAGGAGAATTTCTGCAAGAATCAAGTTTATAAATATGGAAAAGGAAAACAGCGCCATTGTCAGAAAAGCAAGCATTGGTACAACTTTTCTACCAAACCTGTCGGAAGCTTTCCCTCCAGCAAGAGAAAAGAATGTGAATGACAACGGAAACAGGAGTATAAGAAGACCGTATTGGAGTGAATTGTAACCCAGATATGCATAAAGAAAAACGAGATAAGCAGCGAAGCTGTTTCTCGTTATTGAATGAAGGAAACCACTGAGACTCGATTTCACGTATTCTCTTGGCAATCTCACCCTAGAACTCATTATCAGACCAATAGCCATCACTGCTATCCCTGCCCAAATATTTAATGCCAGTAACACAACACCGGATAGTGCAAGGCTCGGTCCAAATGCGCGGCGTCCGATTGATGAAGCTTTCCTTATGTCCTCAATTCTCAAGGCAAAAGCAAGGCAAACCAGTGCCAGCAATGAAGAGACCAGGAAAAGCACTTTCCAGTCAAGGAGAGCAACGAAACCGCCTACTGGCAATCCGATTACATATCCTAAGCTCACTATGGTATGATTTGTCCCTATGGCGCTACCTCTGCTTGCGTCATCACCGATGCTTGAGGCATATGCAAGGGATGTTGGCAACACTATGGATGCGCCAACAGCCTGTATCATTCTGAAAAACTCAATTTCAATGAAGCTGGAACTGAAGAAAATAAGGAATCCCCCCGCCGCCAGCAGGGCACCTCCAAAAATCATGCCCAGTTTGAGGCTAATCCTTTCAAAAATCATGGCAAACGGAACAAATAGAAACGCCTCTATTGCCACGTAGATAGTAACAAGTAAAGAAGCCTGAAGGTGAGAGATGCCGAAATAGTCAGAAAGTACCGGAACAGCAACCAGTATCATGGTTGCCTCGAATGTGGAAATAAATCCCAGAAGAGATGCAACCACTATGTCCTTACCGTTCATTCTTGACCCTTGAAGAATAAAACTCATTGGAGTTGTCTAATAACGTCTAACATGTTGTAATAGGCTCTTTCCTCCTTTATAAGATTGCTACTGTCCAGTATCATGACGTCTACACCTTCATATTCAATTTTCTTAGGTTCAGTAACCTTGTTGCGCCCATATCTTTGCCCTTGAAATGTACCTTTCCCAATCCATTCTCCGAATCCTATGCTTCCATTCCATACGGTTCTAAGTAACTTGAACTCAAAATCAGGAATAGAATTCCACAATCCTTTAAGGTAGAGTTCGAATTGATTTTTTCCACTAACTATTCTTGGTTCTTCCCCTTGATGTTTGTAAACGATATCTTCCGCATATAATTCCAAAAGTTGATCAGTTGTATGATAGTTCCATCCTTTCATAAATTTTCTTTCAAAAGATTCACGATCAAAAGCCATGTCGGTTACAACTGACCATTATATTTACGGTTGTCGCTATATTTCCCTCTTATCCCAATTAGTACTCCTCAATCATACCGTTCATCGGTTTCGCCATGTCGGTTTTAGTGCATAAGATTTTTGCATAGTATTCCCTTAAAACTTTAATCAAATCCTGTTCGGTCCATTGTGTGCATTGAATGATTCATGCAACATATTACAGACCAATCTTGTGTCTTGATATCCAGTCCAACTCCACAGTTTACACTTGCGTTTTGTATTGTTGTGGAATACTTTAGAAATTATTCCCACAAATATACAGAATTCCCACAATCTTAATTAGTCTGTTCTGTATCATCATATGGCAATGATTGAAGAGGCAAAATTGGATGAAAAGGGACGAATTAACATAGGTCAAGAATCGAGAACATTATATGGGGACAGATTTTATGTTATCAAATTGTCTGGAGAGATTCTGCTAATTCCCAAGCCCAAAGATCCTGTTACTGAGTTACGAAAGTGGGGCAAAAAACTCGGTCTCGGCAAGCAAACGGCAAGAGATACCAGAATGTTGGCTGTGGACGAGGCAAACAAAGAAGTTGAAGAAAGGACCAACAGAAGACAAAAGGATATGCGATAAATGCCATACGCTGATACAGATTTCTTCATCGCAATTTCGAATTCAAATGATGGGTTGAACAATTGGGCTATCAAAGCACTGGAAAATTATAAGGGAACAATCTTCACTTCTATGCTTACCCTGGTAGAACTAGCGCTGGTAAGCGTCAGGAAAGGAGTACCCACCGAAGGCATGATTGCTAGCGTCCTATCCATTGCTGAACTGAAAGGGGCCAGTAAACAAAATGCTTTGGCAGCAGCACACCTTATCGATCACGAAGGTGTGGGTGTCTTTGACGCGTTCCACGCATCACTGTGTGAGGGTGAGATAATAAGCTCAGATCATATATATGAGAAGCTTGGTGTTAAGCGGGCGGGATCTGATTATCTCTGACATCAATCCCAGATGGGGAAAGTATTACGCCAAAATGAAATCTTAGAAGATTGTAGTATGGCATTCCCTTAAAACAATAAGCAAATCCCGACCGGTCCATCTTTTCTATATCAAAAAATGCTCTGAATTACAGTGTTTACTGATGAATGGAAATATATATATATATATATATATATATATAATAATTTGTTTCTATTATTATGGGTAGCAGAAAGCAGGAACTCACAATGTCGGAAGTAGTACGAGTGGTAAAGGATAAAGATGAAATAAAAACTGAGGTTATTACTTACAAGAAACCTAGAAAGATCTCTCCAAAAATTCAAACGCCTCAAACATTTGCTAATAGTGGTGTGAAAAACATTTCTCTAATTTTTTCTGATAAGACCCAAAATTACACTATGTCATTTCGAGAGATGGATTATGAACTTTCAGAGGAAAAAATATCTCAGTCGGGAAAAGCTTACTCATTATACTTTGAGATTGCCGATGATGAGGCCATAATATACTTAGAAGGGAGTATAGTTCCACTTGAAAACAACAAAGGCGCATTGTTTCTATCCATCAACGTTTCACCAAAGGACCTAAACCATGTTGACCTTTTCGCTTTACCAATAAGCATAAATTATAAAGGAGACTTTTTATCGGTTGCAAAAGACTTAAGTTTTGTTATAAACAAATTAGATAACGGTGTTTCAGAAAAGAGAAAGTGGATTTACAATAAAATGGCGCATCTTCTGAGCGCTTTTCCTGAAGTATATGACAACAACCGAAATAAATTGAAGCCAATTGATGTGATGGAACTATCTTACAAGGTGACCTTAATGGATTTTAATTTTACATGTTGCCTTGAGAATGCATTGAGTCTCACGGATTGCGTTCTCAGTGTTCCTGACATTGAGGAGATATGCGCAGAGTGTCTAGTTTTACCTGATTGTCTCGCAGCTTGCTTTGATTTTTTAACGTTACCTGCTTGTCTTATATGCTTTAGTCTTGATGTTCTTGCATGTGCCTATTGTATTTATAAAGCAGGGGAGTGCACTGAGTGGTCTGCCCCCTTAAATAGTGAGACAAAGTTGTCCTATAGGGTTAAATATATATTAAGAGATGAATTAAAGGGGGTCTGGGGGGAACAATGACAGAACGAAGAAGATGGAAAGCGGAAGAGAAGCTTGCCATAATAAAGGAGATCAAGGAGAGTGGCAAGGTTGTTGAAACGTGCAGGAAATACTCTGTAGATCCAGGCATGTACTACAAATGGAAGGAATCCTATGATACCTTCGGACTGGATGGTCTTAAACCACATTACAGGAGAATGGAACCTGGAGTGAGAAAACTGATGAAGGAAAATGAAAAGCTGAAGACACTCCTTGCAGAAAAGGATCTGGAGAATGCACTGCTCAGTGAATCTATAAAAAAAAAGATGGTGAAGAGATAATGAACCTGGCAAATGAATACATTGGCAAAGGGTTGGGAATAAGCCACATTGCAGACCTTCTTCACATACCAAGGTGCAGCTTCTACCGGAATGGTGTATTCAGTGAAAGACAGTTGCTGAAGAGGGGGAGGCACAACTCCCTCTTCACAATTAAGAGGGATGGCAATGAAACAATCATGGTGGATAACAGCATTGTGGTGGATGAAATGGAGAAACTTCTCTCAAGGGGGTTTGTCTGTTATGGATACAAGAAAACTGCAAAACAGATCAATCGAAATGGATATGAAATCAACAGGAAGAAGGTCAGGAGACTCATGTCAGAGAATAATCTTCTGAACCACTCATACAATAAGAGAAAGCCGGTAACAAGAGTTGTGCAGTCCACTGTTGAGGTTACGGGTCCGGATCAGGTGTGGGAATTCGACATAAAGTATGTCTGGATCCATGGGGAATCCAGGAATGCCTATCTTCTTGCAATGATTGACTGTTACACCAGGGAGGTTGTTGGTCACTATTTGGGATATCACTGCACCGGTAACGATGTGAAAGAAACAATGGCCTCTGCATTTGATCGAAGAGGGTTGGAGAATATCTCAGGCGTTCGTATGAGAAGCGATAACGGCACACAGTTTATATGCAATACTGTGGAGAATTTCCTCTCAATGATGAACATCCCGCATGAGAGGATCCATCCAGCAACTCCGAAGGAAGATGCACACATAGAATCGTTCAACTCAATTCTGGAGAGGGAAGTCATAAGAAGATTCGAGTTTGATTTCTTTGATGAAACGAAATCAACAATCGAGAGATTCGTGGATTTCTATAACAACGAGAGGCTGCACACTGCCATAGGATATATTGCACCAAGGGAGAGGAATGAAAAATGTATGGAAAAGATTCAGAAAGCTTGAAATGTTATAAG contains:
- a CDS encoding MFS transporter; the encoded protein is MNGKDIVVASLLGFISTFEATMILVAVPVLSDYFGISHLQASLLVTIYVAIEAFLFVPFAMIFERISLKLGMIFGGALLAAGGFLIFFSSSFIEIEFFRMIQAVGASIVLPTSLAYASSIGDDASRGSAIGTNHTIVSLGYVIGLPVGGFVALLDWKVLFLVSSLLALVCLAFALRIEDIRKASSIGRRAFGPSLALSGVVLLALNIWAGIAVMAIGLIMSSRVRLPREYVKSSLSGFLHSITRNSFAAYLVFLYAYLGYNSLQYGLLILLFPLSFTFFSLAGGKASDRFGRKVVPMLAFLTMALFSFSIFINLILAEILLGIASGLATTSNTSYTMNSLGQENRIVGSALRTLQGTVAMSIGLSIGSFISIGSKDIVLILLALNVVAATLVLSYKFPMSKEVCLHIL
- a CDS encoding nuclear transport factor 2 family protein; the encoded protein is MAFDRESFERKFMKGWNYHTTDQLLELYAEDIVYKHQGEEPRIVSGKNQFELYLKGLWNSIPDFEFKLLRTVWNGSIGFGEWIGKGTFQGQRYGRNKVTEPKKIEYEGVDVMILDSSNLIKEERAYYNMLDVIRQLQ
- a CDS encoding AbrB family transcriptional regulator, whose amino-acid sequence is MAMIEEAKLDEKGRINIGQESRTLYGDRFYVIKLSGEILLIPKPKDPVTELRKWGKKLGLGKQTARDTRMLAVDEANKEVEERTNRRQKDMR
- a CDS encoding type II toxin-antitoxin system VapC family toxin, whose translation is MPYADTDFFIAISNSNDGLNNWAIKALENYKGTIFTSMLTLVELALVSVRKGVPTEGMIASVLSIAELKGASKQNALAAAHLIDHEGVGVFDAFHASLCEGEIISSDHIYEKLGVKRAGSDYL
- a CDS encoding transposase, with protein sequence MTERRRWKAEEKLAIIKEIKESGKVVETCRKYSVDPGMYYKWKESYDTFGLDGLKPHYRRMEPGVRKLMKENEKLKTLLAEKDLENALLSESIKKKMVKR
- a CDS encoding IS3 family transposase codes for the protein MNLANEYIGKGLGISHIADLLHIPRCSFYRNGVFSERQLLKRGRHNSLFTIKRDGNETIMVDNSIVVDEMEKLLSRGFVCYGYKKTAKQINRNGYEINRKKVRRLMSENNLLNHSYNKRKPVTRVVQSTVEVTGPDQVWEFDIKYVWIHGESRNAYLLAMIDCYTREVVGHYLGYHCTGNDVKETMASAFDRRGLENISGVRMRSDNGTQFICNTVENFLSMMNIPHERIHPATPKEDAHIESFNSILEREVIRRFEFDFFDETKSTIERFVDFYNNERLHTAIGYIAPRERNEKCMEKIQKA